From Paraburkholderia sabiae, a single genomic window includes:
- a CDS encoding tetratricopeptide repeat protein, whose protein sequence is MQAHPAAASVSPAVHIVPVTLAFALEAHRACRFIEAESLYREALDISPCHPLALHCFGVLKHQRGHHAEALDYIDRSLELEPDSAECWNDRGFIADALGDKALALRCYRVSLALDPHSPDAHNNIAVALEARGEVDEAVHHYREALKIDPTLADVHLNLGSALDRLMQFDDADEHYRALLSLNARTVNVCLKMNGLQPRQ, encoded by the coding sequence ATGCAAGCGCATCCCGCAGCCGCGTCAGTTTCCCCCGCCGTTCACATCGTCCCCGTCACGCTCGCGTTCGCGCTCGAAGCGCATCGCGCGTGCCGTTTCATCGAAGCCGAATCGCTGTATCGCGAAGCACTCGACATCAGCCCCTGCCATCCGCTTGCGCTGCACTGCTTCGGCGTGCTGAAGCATCAGCGCGGCCATCACGCGGAAGCGCTCGACTATATCGACCGCTCGCTCGAACTCGAGCCGGACAGCGCGGAATGCTGGAACGATCGCGGATTCATCGCGGACGCGCTCGGCGACAAGGCGCTGGCCTTGCGTTGCTACCGCGTGTCGCTGGCGCTCGATCCGCATTCACCCGATGCACACAACAACATCGCCGTTGCGCTCGAAGCGCGAGGCGAGGTCGACGAAGCAGTGCATCACTATCGCGAGGCGTTGAAGATCGACCCGACGCTCGCCGACGTGCATCTGAATCTCGGCTCGGCGCTCGACCGCCTGATGCAGTTCGACGACGCTGACGAGCACTATCGCGCGCTGCTGTCGCTGAATGCGCGGACGGTCAATGTCTGTCTGAAGATGAACGGCTTGCAGCCGCGTCAATAA
- the pxpA gene encoding 5-oxoprolinase subunit PxpA — translation MEIDLNADLGEGCGSDEALLDLVSSANIACGWHAGGPNAMRECVRWAVQKGVSIGAHPSFNDPENFGRKEMDLPAGEIYAGVLYQLGALSAIAQAEGGRIAHVKPHGALYNQAARDPQIADAIVSAVHDFDPSVAVFALANSGLVTAARNVGLVAIEEVFADRGYRADGSLVPRKEPGALLEDEDEVLARTLTMVREQRVQAVSGEWVPLNAQTICLHGDGPHALAFAQRIRNALEAAGIAVHAANAARV, via the coding sequence ATGGAAATCGACTTGAACGCCGATCTCGGCGAAGGATGCGGCTCCGACGAGGCGCTGCTCGATCTCGTCAGCTCGGCGAACATCGCCTGCGGCTGGCATGCGGGCGGACCGAACGCGATGCGCGAATGCGTGCGCTGGGCGGTGCAGAAAGGCGTGTCGATCGGCGCGCATCCGAGCTTCAACGACCCGGAAAACTTCGGCCGCAAGGAAATGGATCTGCCCGCAGGCGAGATCTACGCTGGCGTGCTGTATCAGCTGGGCGCGCTGTCGGCGATCGCGCAGGCGGAAGGCGGCCGGATCGCGCACGTGAAACCGCATGGCGCGCTCTACAACCAGGCCGCGCGCGATCCGCAGATCGCCGATGCGATCGTCTCCGCCGTGCATGACTTCGATCCGTCCGTGGCCGTGTTCGCGCTCGCCAACAGCGGACTGGTGACGGCGGCGCGCAACGTCGGCCTCGTCGCAATCGAGGAAGTGTTCGCCGATCGCGGCTATCGCGCGGACGGTTCGCTCGTGCCGCGCAAGGAGCCGGGCGCGCTGCTCGAAGACGAAGACGAAGTGCTCGCGCGCACGCTGACGATGGTGCGCGAGCAGCGCGTGCAGGCCGTGAGCGGCGAATGGGTGCCGCTCAACGCGCAGACGATCTGCCTGCACGGCGACGGCCCGCATGCGCTCGCGTTCGCGCAGCGCATTCGCAACGCGCTCGAAGCTGCAGGAATCGCTGTGCACGCAGCCAACGCAGCGCGCGTCTGA
- a CDS encoding complex I NDUFA9 subunit family protein — MRHQTIAIVGGSGFIGSHLVNALVELGKTVRLATRRRYNARHLTLLPIDVVETDVFDPIQLARFVEGADAVVNLVGVLHGHRGDPYGPEFAKAHVELPTKIVSACEGKGVHRLIHISAIGADPRGPSMYLRSKGDGERAIHASSMLASTIFRPSVVFGPEDQFLNKFAFLQRMFPVIPLAKADARFQPIFVGDVAKAIVNVLDLDASTGRTYELGGPSVYTLEALVDYCGEVIGKHARIMRLPDALARLQALSFELAPGEPVLSRDNLDSMKIDAVLSAPLAPELDIEPASIETIAPVYLTGSSFRSRFNAFRASAGR, encoded by the coding sequence ATGCGACATCAAACCATCGCAATCGTCGGCGGTTCCGGCTTTATCGGAAGTCATCTCGTCAACGCGCTCGTCGAACTCGGCAAGACGGTGCGCCTCGCCACCCGTCGCCGCTATAACGCGCGGCATCTCACGCTGCTTCCCATCGATGTGGTCGAAACCGATGTGTTCGATCCCATTCAGCTCGCGCGTTTCGTCGAAGGCGCGGATGCCGTCGTCAATCTGGTCGGCGTGTTGCATGGGCATCGCGGCGATCCGTACGGACCGGAATTCGCGAAAGCGCACGTCGAACTGCCGACCAAGATCGTCTCCGCTTGCGAAGGCAAGGGCGTGCACCGGCTGATCCATATCAGCGCGATCGGCGCCGATCCGCGCGGGCCGAGCATGTATTTGCGTTCGAAGGGCGATGGCGAGCGCGCGATTCACGCATCGTCGATGTTGGCGTCGACGATCTTTCGTCCTTCCGTCGTGTTCGGTCCCGAGGACCAGTTCCTCAACAAATTCGCGTTCCTGCAGCGCATGTTCCCGGTGATTCCGCTGGCGAAAGCCGATGCGCGCTTTCAGCCGATCTTTGTCGGCGATGTCGCGAAGGCAATCGTCAATGTGCTCGACCTGGATGCATCGACGGGCCGCACGTATGAACTCGGCGGTCCCTCCGTCTATACGCTCGAAGCGCTCGTCGACTATTGCGGCGAGGTGATCGGCAAGCACGCGCGCATCATGCGTCTGCCCGATGCGCTGGCGCGGTTGCAGGCGCTGTCGTTCGAACTCGCGCCCGGCGAACCGGTCTTGTCGCGCGACAATCTCGATTCGATGAAAATCGACGCCGTGCTGAGCGCGCCGCTCGCGCCTGAACTCGATATCGAACCCGCGAGCATCGAAACGATCGCGCCCGTGTATCTGACGGGCTCGTCGTTCCGCTCGCGCTTCAACGCGTTCCGCGCGAGCGCGGGCCGTTAA
- a CDS encoding winged helix DNA-binding protein — MARHPTKIVSSEHLVSEFSAELSELEYGLIMASNAFNRWMVRCMAAAGDKDMTAIEVSLLHHVSHRERRKKIADICFVLNIEDTHVATYALKKLVARGYVKSEKTGKEVFFSATQAGRDLCMKYREVRESCLIATLKESGLTNEQIGEAAQLMRNASGIYDTAARAAASL, encoded by the coding sequence ATGGCGCGTCATCCGACCAAAATCGTCTCATCGGAACATCTTGTTTCTGAGTTCAGCGCGGAATTGTCCGAACTGGAATATGGACTGATCATGGCGAGCAACGCGTTCAACCGCTGGATGGTCCGTTGCATGGCGGCGGCCGGGGACAAGGACATGACGGCGATTGAGGTATCGCTGCTGCATCATGTGAGTCATCGTGAGCGACGCAAGAAGATTGCCGATATTTGCTTCGTGCTGAACATAGAGGACACGCACGTCGCGACGTATGCGCTCAAGAAGCTCGTAGCTAGAGGGTATGTAAAAAGCGAAAAGACCGGCAAGGAAGTGTTCTTTTCCGCGACGCAGGCGGGGCGCGATCTGTGTATGAAGTATCGGGAGGTGCGCGAGAGTTGCCTCATCGCTACTTTGAAAGAGAGTGGGCTTACTAATGAGCAGATTGGGGAGGCCGCGCAACTGATGCGGAACGCCTCTGGGATTTATGACACCGCTGCGCGGGCCGCTGCTTCTTTGTAG
- the pxpB gene encoding 5-oxoprolinase subunit PxpB produces MTEARIFPLGDTALVCEAPPPATLDCQRRVWSAAQAARDWPHVLEVVPGMNNLTVIFDPLEADPDDLSARLKAAWDAASAASAEGREVEIPVQYGGEYGPDLKAVADHTGLSVKEVVERHAGGHYVVFFLGFQPGFAYMGGLEEALHAPRRSEPRLEVPAGSVGIGGAQTGIYPATSPGGWQLIGRTAQKLFDPSSNPPTLLQPGDRVRFTIAGLHA; encoded by the coding sequence ATGACTGAAGCTCGCATCTTCCCGCTCGGCGACACCGCCCTCGTCTGCGAGGCGCCGCCGCCCGCCACGCTCGATTGCCAGCGCCGCGTCTGGTCGGCCGCGCAGGCCGCGCGCGACTGGCCGCACGTGCTCGAAGTCGTGCCCGGCATGAACAACCTGACCGTGATCTTCGACCCGCTCGAAGCCGATCCCGACGATCTGTCGGCAAGGCTCAAGGCCGCCTGGGACGCGGCAAGCGCCGCATCCGCCGAAGGTCGCGAAGTCGAGATTCCCGTGCAGTACGGCGGCGAGTACGGCCCGGATCTGAAGGCAGTCGCCGATCACACCGGCCTTTCCGTGAAGGAAGTCGTCGAACGACATGCGGGCGGCCATTACGTCGTGTTCTTTCTCGGCTTCCAGCCAGGCTTCGCGTACATGGGTGGGCTCGAAGAAGCCCTGCACGCGCCGCGCCGCAGCGAGCCGCGACTCGAAGTGCCCGCGGGCTCGGTCGGCATCGGCGGCGCGCAGACGGGTATCTATCCGGCGACGTCGCCGGGCGGCTGGCAGCTGATCGGCCGCACCGCACAGAAGCTCTTCGATCCGTCGAGCAATCCGCCCACTCTCCTGCAACCGGGCGATCGCGTCCGCTTCACCATCGCGGGGCTGCACGCATGA
- a CDS encoding DUF979 domain-containing protein yields the protein MTLTINYLFWLLGIVLLVIGGMIVTDRDHPRRFTAGGFWIIYALIFLVGDKLPVELVGALVIVMALIAGFGGVTAAKPKVLSEAARKASAERLRNKLFVPALTIPVVTVIITLTASHLVFGGTPLIEQKNVTLIGFGIGCVIALAFACVMTRDTVGQSMKEARRLVDALSWAAVLPQMLGMLGLVFSDAGVGKAVAHVTTAYISLDYRLIAVAVYCIGMALFTMVMGNGFAAFPVMTGGVGVPILVNVFHGNPAVMVAIGMFSGYCGTLMTPMAANFNMVPAALLELPDKNAVIKVQIPTALTLLVVNIFLLNFLMFL from the coding sequence ATGACACTCACCATCAACTATCTGTTCTGGCTGCTCGGTATCGTGCTGCTGGTGATCGGCGGCATGATCGTCACCGATCGCGACCATCCGCGCCGTTTCACGGCGGGCGGTTTCTGGATCATCTACGCGCTGATCTTCCTGGTCGGCGACAAACTGCCCGTCGAACTGGTCGGCGCGCTCGTCATCGTGATGGCGCTGATCGCGGGCTTCGGCGGCGTAACGGCGGCGAAACCGAAGGTGCTGTCGGAAGCGGCGCGCAAGGCGAGCGCCGAGCGCCTGCGCAACAAGCTCTTCGTCCCCGCGCTGACGATTCCCGTCGTCACGGTGATCATCACGCTGACGGCGAGCCATCTGGTGTTCGGCGGCACGCCGCTGATCGAGCAGAAGAACGTCACGCTGATCGGCTTCGGCATCGGCTGCGTGATCGCGCTGGCGTTCGCCTGCGTGATGACGCGCGACACCGTCGGCCAGTCGATGAAGGAAGCGCGCCGTCTCGTCGATGCGCTGTCGTGGGCCGCCGTCTTGCCGCAGATGCTCGGCATGCTCGGCCTCGTGTTCTCGGACGCGGGCGTAGGCAAGGCGGTCGCGCACGTGACCACCGCCTACATCAGCCTCGACTACCGGTTGATCGCCGTGGCTGTGTACTGCATCGGCATGGCGCTCTTCACGATGGTGATGGGCAACGGCTTCGCGGCCTTCCCGGTGATGACGGGCGGCGTCGGCGTGCCGATCCTCGTCAACGTGTTTCACGGCAACCCGGCGGTGATGGTCGCGATCGGCATGTTCTCCGGCTACTGCGGCACGCTGATGACGCCGATGGCCGCGAACTTCAACATGGTGCCCGCCGCGCTGCTCGAACTGCCCGACAAGAACGCGGTGATCAAGGTGCAGATTCCGACGGCACTGACGCTGCTCGTCGTGAACATCTTCCTGCTCAACTTCCTGATGTTCCTGTAG
- a CDS encoding DUF969 domain-containing protein produces the protein MQSTVNLWPLIGVAVIIVGFVLRFNPMLIVAAAAVITAIAAHFPPDKILAAIGSGFIKTRNIPLIILLPLAVIGLLERHGLRERAQTWIASIKAATAGRLLIVYLLVRELTAAVGLTGLGGHPQMVRPLIAPMAEGATETRFGKLSDAVRYKLRAFSAATDNVGLFFGEDIFVAFGAIVLMVTFLKEAGITVEPMHVAVWGIPTAICAFLIHGFRLWLLDRRLERELRGNAGSQSAAASTIGNKTATGDQA, from the coding sequence ATGCAGTCAACCGTCAACCTATGGCCGCTCATTGGAGTCGCGGTCATCATCGTCGGGTTTGTGTTGCGCTTCAACCCGATGCTGATCGTGGCCGCCGCCGCCGTCATCACCGCCATCGCCGCGCATTTTCCGCCCGACAAGATCCTCGCCGCGATCGGCAGCGGCTTCATCAAGACACGCAACATTCCTCTCATCATCCTGCTGCCGCTCGCGGTGATCGGCCTGCTCGAACGGCACGGGCTGCGCGAGCGCGCGCAGACGTGGATCGCGAGCATCAAGGCCGCGACGGCGGGCCGTCTGCTGATCGTCTATCTGCTCGTGCGCGAGCTGACGGCGGCCGTCGGTCTGACGGGTCTGGGCGGTCATCCGCAGATGGTGCGTCCGCTGATCGCGCCGATGGCGGAAGGCGCGACGGAAACACGCTTCGGCAAGCTCAGCGACGCCGTGCGCTACAAGCTGCGCGCGTTCTCGGCGGCGACCGACAACGTCGGCCTGTTCTTCGGCGAGGACATCTTCGTCGCGTTCGGCGCGATCGTGCTGATGGTCACGTTCCTGAAGGAAGCGGGCATCACCGTCGAGCCGATGCACGTCGCCGTGTGGGGCATTCCGACGGCCATCTGCGCGTTCCTGATTCACGGCTTCCGGCTCTGGCTGCTGGATCGCAGGCTCGAACGTGAATTGCGCGGCAACGCGGGCTCACAGAGCGCAGCCGCTTCGACAATCGGCAACAAGACCGCGACGGGAGACCAGGCATGA
- a CDS encoding lytic transglycosylase domain-containing protein, which yields MSKRLFRVYRAASLALAAAALVACSTASAVKPLQLSQLTNDDQIFVQLREAARNNDAGRAAQLAAMIPDYPAPSYLEYFQLKPQLFDGSGHPRIDANDAPVLSFLQRYDGQAIADRMRNDYLVVLGARHDWRNFDQQYARFVLNDDTQVKCYALESRAAKGENVTDAARALLVDPRNYGDGCVDLITSLAINQQFSTDDVWQQIRLAYEQNQTSTGAKLVDALGNNRPDPTLFDQAASTPPLLLARGVGADPQSHQLALLAITRMARNDPAMAAATFGSVAPSLTSPERAIGWGTIAYQAAAKQMPGAVDWYRLSANAPLSTPAYEWRTRVALLAGDWTMVRWSIEQMPPSLRSQPSWTYWHARALKQAGDVTTANQEFESIAQQYNFYGQLAGEELGQKIVVPPKTTVTDTEVQQAGNTPGFALAQKFYQLNLRLEGNREWNWPLRSMTDRQLIAAAEYARRIELYDRAVNTADRTKTEHDFSLRFLSPFRDIVERDAQSNGLDVEWAYGLIRQESRFIMNARSEVGASGLMQLMPGTAQLVAKKIGLGTISRAQMNDINTNILLGTNYLSMIYNEFDGSAVLATAGYNAGPGRPRNWRASLPRGVEGAIFAEAIPFQETRDYVKNVLSNTVYYAALFEGRPQSLKARLGYIQPLQ from the coding sequence ATGTCCAAACGCCTCTTCCGAGTATATCGCGCGGCCAGTCTGGCGCTCGCCGCGGCGGCACTCGTCGCGTGCAGCACGGCCTCCGCCGTCAAGCCGCTCCAGCTTTCCCAACTCACTAACGACGACCAGATTTTCGTGCAGTTGCGCGAGGCAGCGCGCAACAACGACGCTGGTCGCGCCGCGCAACTCGCGGCGATGATTCCGGATTACCCGGCGCCTTCGTATCTGGAATATTTCCAGCTGAAGCCGCAACTGTTCGACGGTTCGGGCCATCCGCGCATCGACGCGAATGACGCCCCCGTGCTGTCGTTCCTGCAACGCTACGACGGCCAGGCCATCGCGGACCGCATGCGCAACGACTACCTCGTCGTGCTCGGCGCGCGTCACGACTGGCGCAACTTCGATCAGCAATATGCGCGCTTCGTCCTGAACGACGACACGCAGGTGAAGTGCTACGCGCTCGAATCGCGTGCGGCGAAAGGTGAGAACGTCACCGACGCAGCACGCGCGCTGCTCGTCGATCCGCGCAATTACGGCGACGGTTGTGTCGACCTGATCACATCGCTCGCGATCAACCAGCAGTTCTCGACCGACGACGTCTGGCAGCAGATCCGTCTCGCGTACGAACAGAATCAGACCAGCACCGGCGCGAAACTCGTCGACGCGCTCGGCAACAACCGTCCCGATCCGACGCTGTTCGATCAGGCAGCAAGCACGCCGCCGCTGCTGCTCGCGCGTGGTGTCGGTGCCGATCCGCAATCGCATCAGCTCGCGCTGCTCGCGATCACGCGCATGGCCCGCAACGATCCCGCAATGGCCGCCGCAACGTTCGGCTCCGTCGCGCCTTCGCTGACCTCGCCCGAGCGCGCGATCGGCTGGGGCACAATCGCGTATCAGGCCGCTGCGAAGCAGATGCCGGGCGCCGTCGACTGGTACCGGCTGTCGGCGAACGCGCCGCTGTCCACGCCGGCTTACGAATGGCGCACGCGCGTCGCGCTGCTCGCCGGCGACTGGACGATGGTGCGCTGGTCGATCGAACAGATGCCGCCTTCGCTGCGCAGCCAGCCTTCGTGGACGTACTGGCACGCGCGCGCGCTCAAGCAGGCGGGCGACGTGACGACGGCCAATCAGGAATTCGAGTCGATCGCGCAGCAGTACAACTTCTACGGCCAGCTGGCCGGCGAAGAACTCGGCCAGAAGATCGTCGTGCCGCCGAAGACCACGGTCACGGACACCGAAGTGCAGCAGGCGGGCAACACGCCGGGCTTTGCGCTTGCTCAGAAGTTCTATCAGCTGAATCTGCGGCTGGAAGGCAACCGCGAATGGAACTGGCCGCTGCGCAGCATGACCGACCGCCAGCTGATCGCCGCCGCCGAATACGCGCGCCGTATCGAACTGTATGACCGCGCGGTGAACACGGCTGATCGCACGAAGACCGAGCATGATTTCTCGCTGCGCTTCCTGTCGCCATTCCGCGATATCGTCGAGCGCGATGCGCAGTCGAACGGGCTCGATGTCGAATGGGCATATGGTCTGATCCGTCAGGAGTCGCGCTTCATCATGAACGCGCGCTCGGAAGTCGGTGCGAGCGGGCTGATGCAGCTGATGCCGGGCACGGCGCAACTGGTCGCGAAGAAGATCGGTCTGGGCACGATCTCGCGCGCGCAGATGAACGACATCAACACCAATATCCTGCTCGGCACGAACTATCTGTCGATGATCTACAATGAGTTCGACGGCTCGGCGGTGCTTGCCACGGCAGGTTACAACGCAGGTCCGGGTCGTCCGCGCAACTGGCGCGCGTCGTTGCCGCGCGGTGTCGAAGGCGCGATTTTCGCGGAAGCGATTCCGTTCCAGGAAACGCGCGACTACGTGAAGAACGTGCTGTCCAACACGGTCTACTATGCGGCGTTGTTCGAAGGCCGTCCGCAATCGCTGAAGGCGCGTCTGGGTTATATCCAGCCGTTGCAGTAA
- a CDS encoding 5-oxoprolinase subunit C family protein, with protein sequence MIDVIRAGLLTTIQDLGRHGFRHLGVAMCGALDRLSLEVGNRLVGNRPDAAGLEITFGPTVLRFPRATRVAITGTDFGATLDGKPVYSYWSLPVKAGQELTLNAAKRGMRGYVCIAGGIDVLPMLGSRSTDLQAGFGGLGGRALRDGDRLPIAAPRAGVGSGFSPDAPEFGVKAPAWCKFVLVEEPVRRGRHPSGVAWAPPIRVLTGPEYDSFTPDAQQAFWNDEWLVTPNSNRMGYRLSGTELKRTHKADLLSHAVMPGTIQVPPNGQPIILMSDAQTTGGYPKIGAVIHADLWKLAQVRLNGAVRFIPTTPYEARQALIEERKYLRQIDAAIGMHEERCARLAAPAAV encoded by the coding sequence ATGATCGACGTGATACGCGCGGGTCTTCTGACCACGATCCAGGATCTCGGCCGGCATGGCTTCCGGCATCTCGGCGTCGCGATGTGCGGCGCCCTCGACCGGCTGTCGCTCGAAGTCGGCAACCGGCTGGTCGGCAACCGGCCCGACGCCGCCGGACTCGAAATCACCTTCGGTCCGACCGTGCTGCGCTTCCCGCGCGCGACGCGCGTCGCGATCACGGGCACCGACTTCGGCGCGACGCTCGACGGCAAGCCCGTCTATTCGTACTGGAGCCTGCCCGTGAAGGCCGGCCAGGAACTGACGCTGAACGCGGCGAAACGCGGGATGCGCGGCTACGTGTGCATCGCGGGCGGCATCGACGTGCTGCCGATGCTCGGCTCGCGCAGTACCGATCTGCAAGCGGGTTTCGGCGGACTTGGCGGCCGCGCGCTGCGCGACGGCGACCGGCTGCCCATCGCCGCGCCGCGCGCTGGCGTGGGCTCTGGGTTTTCGCCCGACGCGCCCGAGTTCGGCGTGAAAGCGCCCGCGTGGTGCAAGTTCGTGCTGGTCGAGGAACCGGTGCGGCGCGGCCGTCATCCGTCGGGCGTCGCGTGGGCGCCGCCCATTCGCGTACTGACGGGCCCCGAGTACGACAGCTTCACGCCCGACGCGCAGCAAGCCTTCTGGAACGACGAATGGCTCGTCACGCCGAACAGCAACCGCATGGGCTACCGGCTGTCGGGCACGGAACTGAAGCGCACGCACAAGGCGGATCTGCTGTCGCACGCGGTGATGCCCGGCACGATCCAGGTGCCGCCGAACGGCCAGCCGATCATCCTGATGAGCGACGCGCAAACCACGGGCGGCTATCCGAAGATCGGCGCCGTGATTCACGCGGATTTGTGGAAGCTCGCGCAGGTGCGCCTGAACGGCGCGGTGCGCTTCATTCCGACCACGCCCTACGAGGCGCGTCAGGCGTTGATCGAAGAACGCAAATACTTGCGGCAGATCGACGCCGCCATCGGCATGCATGAAGAACGCTGCGCGCGCCTTGCCGCGCCCGCAGCGGTGTAA
- a CDS encoding 5-formyltetrahydrofolate cyclo-ligase has translation MNSSIACNPAAKSKKELRATLLEARLHAAREAANNDALSRRVLDALTVYAPASVGLYWPLSGEFDIRDAIGVWLSGDVLRRAALPVITGRGEPLEFHVWTPDMTMQVGEHRIHEPTSGEVIVPDLLFVPCVGFDADGYRLGYGGGYYDRTLSRFRAGGGKVPVTVGVAYEACRTDALLREAHDIPLDAVITDVRWYPERAC, from the coding sequence TTGAACTCAAGCATAGCATGCAACCCCGCGGCGAAATCGAAAAAGGAACTGCGCGCAACACTGCTGGAAGCACGTCTGCATGCGGCTCGCGAGGCAGCGAACAACGATGCGCTGAGCCGTCGCGTGCTGGATGCGTTAACGGTCTATGCGCCCGCAAGTGTAGGGTTGTACTGGCCTTTATCTGGTGAGTTCGATATTCGCGATGCGATAGGCGTGTGGTTATCGGGCGATGTTTTGCGGCGCGCTGCTTTGCCTGTTATCACGGGTCGCGGTGAACCGCTCGAGTTTCATGTCTGGACGCCTGATATGACGATGCAGGTCGGCGAGCATCGGATTCATGAGCCGACTTCCGGTGAGGTCATCGTGCCGGATCTTTTGTTCGTGCCGTGCGTGGGGTTTGATGCTGATGGGTATCGGCTTGGATATGGTGGCGGATACTACGACCGCACTTTATCCCGGTTTCGCGCTGGCGGCGGCAAGGTGCCGGTTACCGTCGGTGTTGCGTATGAAGCGTGTCGTACAGATGCGCTTTTGCGTGAAGCGCATGATATTCCGCTCGATGCTGTGATTACCGATGTTCGGTGGTATCCCGAGCGGGCTTGCTGA
- a CDS encoding TraB/GumN family protein, with translation MHDGVAARGPARRHARRLHVKHAGGARVASSYRRVARVLAGALLVVAAQCPLLSFDVIAPAHAAGAAANTPVQAAQANQAGRPAVPVPRDTSQPRATLPGFNPPPSYASGTTASGPVRTQPARMPFYVATRGRTTIYLLGTLHVGDPNDYPPNHPFRAPILGALAASPTLALELSPDDLLVSQDDVSKYGVCSYQCLPKLLPEPLWHKLEARLRGNPAALDEIRKMRPWLAALLVETYDSLSAGLQTEYGTEAQLQNVYLRQKGRVVGLERLAEQMRAFTGLSLAQQREMLAQDLVQTPAENVADVRTLHRLWRVGDADAIAAWEAAKSEKLARDKRISAQVDNKIVFDRNRRFVSRMLAISAPNKPVFVAIGALHLGGQKGVLQLLRQRGFVVEPY, from the coding sequence ATGCATGATGGGGTGGCGGCGCGTGGTCCTGCGCGCCGTCACGCGCGTCGTTTGCATGTGAAGCATGCGGGCGGCGCGCGCGTTGCGTCTTCGTATCGGCGGGTTGCGCGTGTGTTGGCTGGCGCGTTGCTCGTCGTGGCGGCGCAATGTCCACTGCTTTCATTCGACGTAATCGCCCCGGCGCATGCCGCGGGCGCCGCAGCGAACACGCCTGTGCAAGCCGCGCAGGCGAATCAGGCCGGCCGCCCGGCCGTCCCTGTGCCGCGCGATACGTCGCAGCCTCGCGCGACGCTTCCCGGTTTCAACCCACCGCCTTCCTACGCCAGCGGCACGACCGCGAGCGGGCCGGTGCGCACGCAACCGGCGCGCATGCCGTTCTATGTCGCGACACGCGGCAGGACGACCATCTATCTGCTCGGCACGCTGCACGTCGGCGATCCGAACGACTATCCGCCGAATCATCCGTTCCGTGCGCCGATTCTCGGTGCGCTGGCCGCGTCGCCGACACTTGCGCTCGAACTGTCGCCCGACGATCTGCTGGTCTCACAGGACGACGTGTCGAAGTACGGCGTCTGCTCGTACCAATGTCTGCCGAAGCTGTTGCCCGAGCCGTTGTGGCACAAGCTGGAAGCGCGTCTGCGCGGCAATCCCGCCGCGCTCGATGAAATCCGCAAGATGCGGCCGTGGCTCGCCGCGTTGCTGGTCGAAACCTACGATTCACTTTCCGCCGGTCTGCAAACCGAATACGGCACGGAAGCGCAGCTGCAGAACGTGTATTTGCGGCAGAAGGGGAGAGTTGTGGGACTGGAGCGGCTGGCTGAACAGATGCGGGCGTTCACAGGTCTGTCGCTCGCGCAGCAGCGCGAAATGCTCGCGCAGGATCTCGTGCAGACGCCCGCCGAAAATGTCGCCGACGTGCGGACCTTGCACCGCTTGTGGCGTGTCGGCGATGCCGATGCGATTGCCGCGTGGGAAGCCGCGAAGTCGGAGAAACTTGCGCGCGACAAGCGCATTTCCGCGCAGGTCGACAACAAGATCGTGTTCGATCGCAACCGGCGCTTCGTCAGCCGGATGCTGGCCATTTCCGCGCCGAACAAGCCCGTGTTCGTCGCGATCGGCGCGCTGCATCTGGGCGGGCAGAAGGGCGTGCTGCAACTCCTGCGTCAGCGCGGCTTCGTCGTCGAGCCTTATTGA